The proteins below are encoded in one region of Winogradskyella helgolandensis:
- a CDS encoding RimK family protein: MNKYIVVNQPEKWNFSIDNITVISSQDYLTNPKYSLLKKARIFNLCKNYSYQSKGYYVSLLAEARGHLPIPTTKNIVDLKALKLVRIVSDEFDDVLQQSLKNIKSQNFTLSIYFGQNVAHKYKALSALFYKHFQVPFLRVNFSHTTKWNIQSVKAISEAEIPAEHILSVQEFANQYFAKKRYDTAKIANYDFDLAILVNPNDPAPPSNPKALKKFIEIAEKMNIYAEIIEPKDLSRLSSFDALFLRQSTEVNNEAYTFARKAQQEGLAIIDYPDAILKCCNKVYMAEAMNNANISTPKTIIVHSNNRNSVLEQTGLPCVLKAPDSTFSFGVKKAKNKEEFNALVTEMLKESDLIIAQEFCPSDYDWRIGIIDNKPFYACKYYMAKGHWQIYNWNATDKNEQDGNADCLPIEEVPKNVIDMALKSAKLMGLGLYGIDIKVIDDKLMVIEINDNPNIDFGVEDAYYGDSVYTEILTALKKRLD; the protein is encoded by the coding sequence ATGAATAAATACATTGTTGTAAATCAACCTGAAAAATGGAACTTTTCAATTGATAATATTACAGTAATTTCCTCTCAAGATTATCTAACCAACCCTAAGTATTCTTTATTAAAGAAAGCACGAATTTTTAATTTGTGTAAGAATTACTCGTACCAATCTAAAGGCTATTACGTATCACTTTTGGCTGAAGCCAGAGGACATCTACCAATTCCAACTACAAAAAACATTGTGGATTTAAAAGCTTTAAAACTCGTTAGAATTGTTTCGGACGAGTTTGATGATGTCCTTCAGCAAAGTTTAAAAAATATAAAGTCGCAAAATTTTACTTTAAGCATTTACTTTGGACAAAACGTAGCTCATAAATACAAGGCTTTAAGTGCGCTTTTTTACAAGCATTTTCAAGTCCCATTTTTACGTGTGAACTTTAGCCATACAACCAAGTGGAATATCCAAAGTGTTAAGGCTATTTCAGAAGCCGAAATTCCTGCGGAGCATATATTAAGTGTTCAAGAATTTGCGAATCAATATTTCGCAAAAAAACGTTATGATACTGCAAAAATTGCTAATTACGACTTTGACTTAGCCATATTAGTAAATCCAAATGATCCTGCACCTCCAAGCAATCCTAAAGCCTTAAAAAAGTTTATAGAAATCGCAGAGAAGATGAATATCTATGCCGAGATTATTGAACCTAAAGATTTATCACGACTTTCTTCTTTTGATGCACTTTTTTTGAGACAAAGTACAGAAGTGAATAATGAAGCTTACACTTTTGCAAGAAAAGCACAACAAGAAGGCCTTGCTATTATTGATTATCCGGATGCGATCTTAAAATGTTGTAACAAAGTTTACATGGCAGAAGCGATGAACAACGCTAACATTAGCACTCCAAAAACAATTATTGTACACAGCAATAACCGTAATTCTGTTTTAGAACAAACGGGCTTACCCTGTGTACTAAAGGCACCAGATTCTACATTTTCATTCGGAGTGAAGAAAGCAAAAAACAAAGAAGAATTTAATGCATTAGTTACTGAAATGCTAAAGGAATCCGATTTAATCATTGCTCAAGAATTTTGCCCTTCAGACTACGATTGGCGTATTGGTATTATTGACAACAAACCTTTTTATGCTTGCAAATATTACATGGCAAAAGGGCATTGGCAAATTTATAATTGGAATGCAACAGACAAAAATGAACAAGATGGCAATGCAGATTGTTTACCTATTGAAGAGGTGCCAAAAAACGTCATTGATATGGCATTAAAATCTGCAAAACTTATGGGATTAGGTCTTTACGGTATTGATATAAAAGTAATAGATGATAAATTAATGGTTATAGAAATCAACGATAATCCAAATATCGATTTTGGTGTAGAAGATGCCTATTACGGAGATTCGGTTTATACCGAAATTCTCACAGCGTTAAAAAAACGATTAGATTAA